A stretch of Bordetella genomosp. 13 DNA encodes these proteins:
- a CDS encoding GNAT family N-acetyltransferase — translation MSASISISSLTTEQAERHLAELGAVLHACVHGGASVGFVLPYSLADAQSYWRDRVLPGLRDGGLTLLVARRGDAIAGTVQLDCATMPNQTHRADVCKLLVHPDHRRLGLARALMTEVERLAREAGRTLLTLDTRTGDPAQRLYAGLGYQVAGMIPGYARDPSGAARYDATTLMYKLL, via the coding sequence ATGTCCGCATCTATCTCGATATCCAGTCTGACGACCGAACAGGCCGAGCGCCATCTCGCCGAACTCGGCGCGGTGCTGCATGCCTGCGTACACGGCGGCGCCAGCGTGGGATTCGTGCTGCCGTATTCGCTGGCCGACGCGCAGTCATACTGGCGCGACAGGGTCCTGCCCGGCCTGCGCGACGGCGGTCTGACGTTGCTGGTGGCGCGGCGTGGCGACGCCATCGCGGGCACGGTGCAACTGGACTGCGCCACCATGCCCAACCAGACGCATCGGGCCGACGTGTGCAAGCTGCTGGTGCATCCGGACCATCGCCGGCTCGGCCTGGCGCGCGCGTTAATGACGGAGGTCGAGCGCCTGGCCCGCGAGGCCGGCCGCACGCTGCTCACGCTCGACACGCGCACCGGCGATCCGGCTCAGAGGTTGTATGCGGGGTTGGGATATCAGGTGGCGGGCATGATCCCTGGTTATGCGCGGGACCCGTCGGGCGCGGCGCGCTACGACGCCACCACGCTGATGTACAAGCTGCTGTAG
- a CDS encoding response regulator: MGALMRVHDWEATELGPPRDWPQSLKTAVRIMLTSRQPIWIGWGPRLIFFYNDAYKSIIGGKHPTALGRPTDVVWQEIWDDIGPLLHTAMQGTEGTYVEEKFLLMERNGYPEETYYTFSYSPIPDDAGRPAGIICANSDDTRRVVGERQLSLLRELGVCTANARSWREACELSARALAVNPQDMPFGLLYLIEPQGEQALLAGSCGIEPGHPAAPETLDLGGAGPWPVNGLAGAGGPQLVSGLRQRYGGALPAGPWRQPPDQAALVPIPSAGESGPAGLLIVGLNPYRLVDEGYRDFLNMTAAQIGAAVGAAHAYEQERRRAEALAELDRAKTTFFSNISHEFRTPLTLMLGPLEEVMARLPDGADSPRELIEVTHRNGLRLLTLVNTLLDFSRIEARRLQINYQPTDLSAMTAELASLFRSAMDKAGLQLIVDCPPLPHPVYIDREMWEKIVLNLLSNAFKFTMEGSVAIRVGPSPDGGAVRVEVRDTGIGIPPQELPRVFDRFHRVAGATGRSIEGSGIGLALVQELVRLQGGSIRVDSEPQVGTMFTIELPWGGPQADALPAHGGAASSPTSMNARAYVDATLRWLPDDDGAAPDEPLPLSVETAAGASLPPRVLVVDDNADLRDYMSRILRAAGYRVDTAVDGEAALDQVRAEPPDLVLSDVMMPRLDGFGLLAALRGDTELRGIPVLLLSARAGEEARVEGLDAGADDYLTKPFSARELLARVASNLQLARVRQETALRLREETRMLELLNQVGMAVAAELDIGRAVQIVTDAATELTGAAFGSFFYNMLDEDGESYMLYTLSGVSKDAFNGFPMPRNTAVFGPTFRGEGIVRSDDITQDPRYGRNHPHKGMPAGHLPVRSYLAAPVVSRTGKVLGGLFFGHDQPGVFTERSERVLIGIAAQAAVAIDNAHLYQAAQVEIAERTKAQTALAQLNEGLESRVTEVLAERDRLWELSEDLLVVADYTGRLLRFSPAWTRVLGHSRETLLVQPYGDLIHPDDLPALLEQLETLRTAGRPVRCQNRVRTADGGWRTIAWALYADPGSPWLHGVGRDVTADLDAAQALRQAEDALRMAQKMEAVGKLTGGVAHDFNNLLQVIGGNLQLLAKDVAGSGKAEQRVRNALGGVARGAQLASQLLAFGRRQPLAPKVVNLGRFIRGMDDMLRRALGDGVEIETVISGGLWNTLVDPYQVENALLNLAINARDAMQGHGRLTIEAGNALLDDAYAVRHVDVTPGQYVMVAVTDTGSGITAEVLEHVFEPFFTTKPEGQGTGLGLSMVYGFVRQSGGHVKIYSEPGQGTTVRLYLPRVRQEEDLETEIDAGPIAGGTETILAVEDDEDVRATVVELLSELGYRVLRARDAQSALAIIESGMPVDLLFTDVVMPGPLRSPELARKARERLPNVAVLFTSGYTDNAIVHGGRLDEGIELLSKPYTREALARKIRHVLRNQQQHNAARQAAEAPPAQPADRPATPAVAMDVLLVEDDDLIRGNTADMLDGLGHSVTQAANADEALAALRMRRPQVLITDVGLPGVSGVDLAAQARRIQPDLHLVFASGMDVLPTGKDRDVLADAIHLLKPYDMRDLERVMEQVAQARGATASK; the protein is encoded by the coding sequence ATGGGCGCGCTGATGCGCGTCCACGACTGGGAGGCCACCGAGCTGGGCCCGCCGCGGGACTGGCCGCAAAGCCTGAAGACCGCCGTGCGCATCATGCTGACCTCGCGGCAGCCGATATGGATCGGCTGGGGTCCCAGGCTGATCTTCTTCTACAACGACGCGTACAAGTCCATCATCGGCGGCAAGCACCCGACCGCGCTCGGGCGCCCCACGGACGTGGTGTGGCAGGAAATCTGGGACGACATCGGGCCGCTGCTGCATACCGCCATGCAGGGCACCGAGGGCACCTACGTGGAGGAGAAATTCCTCCTGATGGAGCGCAACGGGTATCCCGAGGAAACCTACTACACCTTTTCTTACAGCCCCATTCCGGACGACGCGGGCCGTCCCGCCGGGATCATCTGCGCCAACAGCGACGACACCCGCCGCGTGGTGGGCGAGCGGCAGCTGAGCCTGCTGCGCGAACTGGGCGTCTGCACGGCCAATGCGCGCAGCTGGCGCGAAGCATGCGAACTTAGCGCCCGCGCGTTGGCCGTCAATCCCCAGGACATGCCGTTCGGGCTGCTGTACCTGATCGAGCCGCAAGGCGAGCAGGCATTGCTGGCCGGGTCTTGCGGCATCGAGCCCGGACATCCGGCCGCGCCCGAGACGCTGGATCTCGGCGGCGCGGGCCCATGGCCCGTGAACGGCCTGGCCGGCGCGGGCGGCCCGCAGCTGGTTTCCGGACTGCGTCAGCGCTATGGCGGCGCATTGCCCGCGGGGCCGTGGCGGCAGCCGCCGGACCAGGCGGCGCTCGTTCCCATACCGTCCGCCGGCGAAAGCGGACCGGCCGGGCTGCTCATCGTCGGCCTGAATCCTTACCGGCTGGTCGACGAGGGCTATCGCGACTTTCTGAACATGACGGCGGCGCAGATCGGCGCGGCCGTGGGCGCCGCCCATGCGTACGAGCAGGAACGGCGGCGCGCCGAGGCGCTGGCCGAGCTGGACCGCGCCAAGACGACGTTCTTCTCGAACATCAGCCATGAGTTCCGCACGCCGCTGACCCTGATGCTCGGTCCGCTCGAAGAGGTGATGGCGCGCCTGCCGGACGGCGCCGACAGTCCGCGCGAACTGATCGAGGTGACGCACCGCAACGGCCTGCGCCTGCTGACGCTGGTGAACACGCTGCTGGATTTCTCGCGCATCGAGGCGCGGCGCCTGCAGATCAATTACCAGCCCACCGACCTGTCGGCGATGACGGCCGAACTGGCCTCGCTGTTCCGTTCGGCCATGGACAAGGCCGGGCTGCAGCTCATCGTCGACTGTCCGCCGCTGCCGCATCCCGTCTACATCGACCGCGAGATGTGGGAGAAGATCGTTCTCAACCTGCTGTCCAACGCCTTCAAGTTCACCATGGAAGGCTCGGTGGCGATACGGGTCGGGCCCAGCCCCGACGGCGGCGCGGTGCGGGTGGAGGTACGCGATACCGGCATCGGCATTCCCCCGCAGGAACTGCCGCGCGTGTTCGACCGCTTCCACCGCGTTGCCGGCGCCACGGGCCGCAGCATCGAGGGCAGCGGCATCGGCCTGGCGCTGGTGCAGGAGCTGGTGCGCCTGCAGGGCGGCAGCATACGCGTCGACAGCGAACCGCAGGTGGGCACGATGTTCACCATCGAGCTGCCCTGGGGCGGCCCGCAGGCGGACGCACTGCCGGCGCATGGCGGCGCCGCTTCCAGTCCAACCAGTATGAATGCCCGCGCGTACGTCGACGCGACGCTGCGCTGGCTGCCGGATGATGACGGCGCGGCGCCCGACGAGCCGCTGCCCCTGTCCGTGGAGACCGCGGCTGGCGCCAGCCTGCCGCCGCGCGTGCTGGTGGTGGACGACAATGCCGACCTGCGCGACTACATGAGCCGCATCCTGCGCGCGGCCGGATATCGCGTCGATACGGCGGTAGACGGCGAGGCGGCGCTGGACCAGGTGCGCGCCGAGCCGCCCGACCTGGTGCTGTCCGACGTGATGATGCCCCGCCTCGACGGCTTCGGACTGCTGGCGGCCCTGCGGGGCGATACCGAATTGCGCGGCATTCCGGTGCTGCTGCTGTCGGCCCGGGCCGGCGAAGAGGCGCGCGTCGAAGGGTTGGATGCCGGCGCCGACGACTACCTGACCAAGCCGTTCTCGGCCCGCGAACTGCTGGCCCGCGTGGCCAGCAACCTGCAGCTGGCGCGCGTGCGCCAGGAGACGGCCCTGCGGCTGCGCGAAGAGACGCGCATGCTGGAACTGCTGAACCAGGTGGGCATGGCGGTGGCCGCCGAACTCGACATCGGCCGGGCGGTGCAGATCGTGACCGACGCCGCCACCGAACTGACCGGCGCGGCGTTCGGCTCGTTCTTCTACAACATGCTGGACGAAGACGGCGAGTCCTACATGCTGTATACGCTGTCGGGCGTATCGAAAGACGCCTTCAACGGCTTTCCCATGCCGCGCAACACCGCGGTGTTCGGCCCGACCTTCCGCGGCGAGGGCATCGTCCGTTCCGACGACATCACGCAGGATCCGCGCTACGGCCGCAATCATCCCCACAAGGGCATGCCGGCGGGCCACCTGCCGGTGCGCAGCTACCTGGCCGCGCCCGTGGTGTCTCGCACGGGCAAGGTGCTGGGCGGACTGTTCTTCGGACATGACCAGCCGGGCGTCTTCACCGAACGTTCCGAGCGCGTGCTGATCGGCATCGCCGCGCAGGCGGCAGTGGCCATCGACAACGCCCATCTCTACCAGGCCGCGCAGGTCGAGATCGCCGAGCGCACCAAGGCGCAGACCGCGCTGGCGCAGCTGAACGAAGGGCTCGAAAGCCGCGTGACCGAGGTGCTGGCCGAGCGCGATCGGCTGTGGGAACTGAGCGAGGACCTGCTGGTGGTGGCCGACTACACCGGCAGGCTGCTGCGCTTCAGCCCCGCCTGGACCCGCGTGCTGGGCCACTCCCGCGAAACCCTGCTGGTCCAGCCATATGGCGATCTGATCCATCCCGACGACCTGCCCGCGCTGCTCGAACAGCTCGAGACATTGCGCACCGCCGGCCGTCCGGTGCGATGCCAGAACCGCGTGCGCACCGCCGACGGCGGCTGGCGCACCATCGCATGGGCGCTGTATGCCGACCCCGGCAGCCCGTGGCTGCATGGCGTCGGCCGCGACGTCACCGCCGACCTGGACGCCGCCCAGGCGCTGCGCCAGGCCGAGGACGCCCTGCGCATGGCGCAGAAGATGGAAGCGGTCGGCAAGCTGACGGGCGGCGTGGCGCACGACTTCAACAACCTGCTGCAGGTCATCGGCGGCAATCTGCAGCTGCTGGCCAAGGACGTGGCGGGCAGCGGCAAGGCCGAACAGCGCGTGCGCAACGCCCTTGGCGGCGTGGCGCGCGGCGCGCAGCTGGCTTCGCAGCTGCTGGCCTTCGGCCGCCGCCAGCCGCTGGCGCCCAAGGTGGTGAACCTCGGCCGCTTCATCCGCGGCATGGATGACATGCTGCGCCGCGCGCTGGGCGACGGCGTGGAGATCGAGACGGTGATCTCGGGCGGACTGTGGAACACCCTGGTCGACCCGTACCAGGTGGAGAATGCGCTGCTCAACCTGGCGATCAACGCGCGCGATGCCATGCAGGGGCATGGCAGGCTGACCATCGAAGCGGGCAATGCCCTGCTGGACGACGCCTACGCCGTGCGCCATGTCGACGTGACGCCCGGGCAGTACGTGATGGTGGCGGTGACTGACACCGGTTCCGGCATCACGGCCGAGGTGCTGGAGCATGTGTTCGAGCCCTTCTTCACCACCAAGCCGGAAGGGCAGGGCACCGGCCTGGGCCTGAGCATGGTGTATGGCTTCGTGCGCCAGTCCGGCGGGCACGTCAAGATATACAGCGAGCCGGGCCAGGGCACCACGGTGCGCCTGTACCTGCCCCGCGTGCGGCAGGAGGAAGATCTCGAGACCGAGATCGATGCAGGCCCCATCGCGGGCGGCACCGAGACCATCCTGGCGGTAGAGGACGACGAAGACGTGCGCGCCACGGTGGTGGAGCTGCTTTCCGAACTGGGCTATCGCGTGCTGCGCGCGCGCGACGCGCAGAGCGCGCTGGCCATCATCGAGAGCGGCATGCCGGTGGACCTGCTGTTCACCGACGTGGTCATGCCGGGCCCGTTGCGCAGCCCCGAACTGGCGCGCAAGGCGCGCGAGCGCCTGCCCAACGTCGCGGTGCTGTTCACGTCGGGCTATACCGACAATGCCATCGTGCATGGCGGCCGACTGGACGAGGGCATCGAGCTGCTGAGCAAGCCCTACACGCGCGAGGCGCTGGCGCGCAAAATACGCCACGTGCTGCGCAACCAGCAGCAGCACAACGCCGCGCGGCAGGCCGCCGAGGCGCCGCCGGCGCAGCCGGCCGACCGTCCGGCCACGCCCGCCGTCGCGATGGATGTGCTGTTGGTCGAGGACGACGACCTGATCCGAGGCAACACGGCGGACATGCTGGACGGCCTGGGCCACTCGGTGACCCAGGCGGCCAATGCGGACGAGGCCCTGGCGGCGCTGCGCATGCGCCGCCCGCAGGTGCTCATTACCGACGTGGGCCTGCCCGGCGTCTCTGGCGTCGACCTGGCGGCACAGGCCCGCCGCATCCAGCCCGATCTGCACCTGGTGTTCGCCTCGGGCATGGACGTGCTGCCCACCGGCAAGGACCGCGACGTGCTGGCCGACGCCATCCACCTGCTGAAGCCCTATGACATGCGCGACCTCGAACGCGTCATGGAACAGGTGGCCCAAGCCCGCGGCGCCACGGCGTCGAAATAA
- a CDS encoding GNAT family N-acetyltransferase translates to MRTPDPYTNAYVVRRLDAGDAAAYRALRLEGLQHHPEAFGASWEEEQAHDAPWFAARLEEGLVLGACAADGALAGAVGMYVPAAAKQRHKGVLWGMYVRPQARGSGVARALLDELLRMASGHVEELRLTVTADNEAARRLYVAAGFVEYAREPRALRVGQRYYDEIGMARMVGRAD, encoded by the coding sequence ATGCGCACTCCCGACCCCTACACCAATGCCTATGTCGTGCGCCGGCTGGACGCCGGCGACGCCGCCGCCTATCGCGCGTTGCGGCTGGAAGGCCTGCAACATCATCCCGAAGCGTTCGGCGCGTCGTGGGAGGAAGAACAGGCGCATGACGCGCCCTGGTTCGCGGCGCGCCTCGAAGAGGGGCTGGTGCTGGGCGCCTGCGCTGCCGACGGGGCGCTGGCCGGCGCGGTGGGGATGTACGTGCCGGCTGCGGCGAAACAGCGCCACAAGGGCGTGCTGTGGGGCATGTATGTGCGGCCCCAGGCGCGCGGCTCGGGCGTGGCGCGCGCGCTGCTGGATGAATTGCTGCGCATGGCGTCGGGCCATGTGGAAGAGCTGCGCCTGACGGTCACCGCGGACAACGAGGCCGCGCGCAGACTGTACGTCGCGGCGGGCTTCGTCGAGTACGCGCGCGAGCCCAGGGCCTTGAGGGTGGGGCAACGCTACTACGACGAGATCGGCATGGCCCGGATGGTCGGCCGGGCCGATTGA
- a CDS encoding helix-turn-helix domain-containing protein codes for MENTPIDFQDVDRQIAHRLKALRADRGWSLDDLAARSQVSRSTLSRLENADVSPTASVLGRLCTAYGLTLSRLMRMIEDDHAPLMRRAEQPLWTDAQAGFERRSVSPPAHSLSGEVLECKLAPGARIAYDAAPRPGLEHHLVLLEGGLRLTVEQQAYELSPGDCLRYQLHGATEFIAAPRTGARYLLFLV; via the coding sequence ATGGAAAACACTCCCATCGACTTCCAAGACGTGGACCGCCAGATCGCGCACCGCCTGAAGGCCTTGCGAGCGGACCGCGGCTGGTCGCTGGACGACCTGGCCGCTCGCAGCCAGGTCAGCCGGTCGACCCTGTCCCGTCTGGAAAACGCCGACGTCAGCCCCACCGCCAGCGTGCTGGGCCGGCTGTGCACCGCCTATGGGCTTACCCTGTCGCGGCTGATGCGCATGATCGAGGACGATCACGCGCCGCTGATGCGCCGGGCCGAGCAGCCCTTGTGGACCGACGCGCAAGCCGGTTTCGAGCGGCGTTCCGTGTCGCCGCCGGCGCACTCGTTGTCGGGAGAAGTACTGGAGTGCAAGTTGGCGCCCGGCGCCCGCATCGCCTACGACGCGGCGCCCCGGCCGGGACTGGAGCATCACCTGGTGCTGCTCGAGGGCGGCCTGCGCCTGACGGTCGAACAGCAGGCGTACGAACTCTCGCCCGGCGACTGCCTGCGCTACCAGCTGCACGGCGCCACCGAATTCATCGCCGCGCCGCGCACCGGCGCCCGTTATCTGCTGTTTCTCGTGTGA
- a CDS encoding CheR family methyltransferase produces the protein MPSDLPFPVVGIGASAGGLEALKAFFENVPPNPDMAFVVVLHLSPDHDSVAHHILQRVTDLPVVQVTRSMPVQKNHVYVIPPAASLSMNDGYLRLTAHERPPGQPIAIDVFFRALADVHKSRSIGIVLTGGGSDGSVGLARIKEQGGITLAQQPEDAPHESMPRAAISTGMVDIVLPVAQMPGRLKDLVRNMARIHMPAPVGDPLDPDGPENASEESAADRTALRDILTVLRTRTGHDFRHYKKATVLRRIERRMQVNGVPDMQTYAAMLHQTPEETPKLLGDMLIGVTQFFRDKDAYEALERHVIAPLFNGGEGPPTVVRAWTAGCATGEEAYSMAMVLSSYADKLPSAPRVQVFATDIDEPSLSTARAGLYSAAIETDVSVAMLHGYFTRDDAGYRIKKEIRERVLFAPHNVLRDPPFSKLDLVTCRNLLIYLDRDAQMDVLRMFHFALKPGGYLFLGSSESADACGHLFTVVDKRHRLYQARGAAHAHRSMPMPAPASSDKTVRSMPPQTAAGRGKTAYAEIHQRALEQYAPPSVIVDHEANIVHMSDRAGRFLRHSGGEPSRSLPALVQRELRMELRTAMFQALHSRKSVEARRVEMNVNDRRVYVNMVVRPFRHEESGSDFMLVIFDEVEAVLNGDREIEPAKAANSVLAQLEAELQQAKDRLQLTVEQSETSTEELKASNEELQAINEELRSATEELETGKEELQSVNEELITVNSELKSKVEETAKINDDLQNLIASTDIATVFVDRGMRIKWFTPRATDIFSVIASDAGRSLLDITHRLNYADLARDAAGVFESLRTVEREVSSTDDRWYLARLLPYRSAEHRIEGAVLTFIDITDRRKAEERVRRGEAHMRLMAQSTKDFAIITIDQNGLIATWNSGAHIIFGYSEAEAVGKPLDIIFTREDVEAGEPRKEMERARAQGYSADERWLRRKDGTRIFCTGSINPMRDEVFDGYAKIARDVTEQRRKETEQESRLELTRADSHLKDEFFAIMSHELKHPLNLIQLNADLLARTPAVSGSPSTARAAETIQHSVRSQARIIEDLLDMARVQTGKLKLKLGVVSLTDTVESILSVLKHTAAAAGVDLRHDYDSADALHVDADSVRVEQIIWNLLNNGIKFTPDGGSVTVALRRDGDMARLDVIDTGEGIEPAFLAKVFEMFSQADMRHRGINRDGLGIGLAVVSQLVQAHGGRVEVDSEGKGRGARFSVWLPLARQALGASAPAAPADDGRLSGLRILVVDDSEEILDTFQALLELEGAQVTAADGGAAALQQLETSADYDLIISDIGMPNMDGYEFMRQVRTRFPDLDIPAIALTGYGTKDHVDKAAQAGFTTHLNKPISLDALIEAVSRTLGRS, from the coding sequence ATGCCCAGCGACCTGCCGTTCCCGGTGGTGGGCATAGGGGCGTCCGCGGGCGGGCTGGAAGCCCTGAAGGCCTTCTTCGAGAACGTGCCCCCGAATCCGGACATGGCGTTCGTGGTGGTGCTGCATCTGTCCCCCGACCACGACAGCGTGGCCCATCACATCCTGCAGCGCGTCACCGACCTGCCCGTCGTGCAGGTCACGCGCAGCATGCCGGTGCAGAAGAACCACGTCTACGTCATCCCGCCCGCCGCCAGCCTGTCCATGAACGACGGCTACCTGCGCCTGACCGCGCACGAGCGGCCGCCCGGCCAGCCCATCGCCATCGACGTCTTCTTCCGGGCGCTGGCCGACGTGCACAAGAGCCGCTCCATCGGCATCGTGCTCACCGGCGGCGGATCGGACGGGTCGGTGGGCCTGGCGCGCATCAAGGAACAGGGCGGCATCACCCTGGCCCAGCAGCCCGAGGACGCGCCGCACGAATCCATGCCGCGCGCGGCCATCTCCACCGGCATGGTCGACATCGTCCTGCCCGTGGCGCAGATGCCCGGCCGGCTGAAAGACCTGGTGCGGAACATGGCGCGCATCCACATGCCCGCGCCCGTCGGCGACCCGCTGGATCCCGACGGTCCCGAGAACGCCTCCGAGGAAAGCGCGGCCGACCGCACGGCGCTGCGCGACATCCTGACCGTGCTGCGCACCCGCACCGGCCACGATTTCCGGCACTACAAAAAGGCCACCGTGCTGCGCCGCATCGAGCGTCGCATGCAGGTCAACGGCGTGCCGGACATGCAGACATACGCCGCCATGCTGCACCAGACGCCCGAAGAGACGCCGAAGCTGCTGGGCGACATGCTGATCGGCGTGACGCAGTTCTTTCGCGACAAGGATGCCTACGAGGCGCTCGAGCGCCACGTGATCGCGCCGCTGTTCAATGGCGGCGAGGGGCCGCCGACCGTGGTTCGCGCGTGGACGGCGGGCTGCGCCACCGGCGAGGAAGCCTACTCCATGGCCATGGTGCTGAGCAGCTATGCCGACAAGCTGCCCTCTGCTCCGCGGGTGCAGGTGTTCGCCACCGACATCGACGAACCGTCGCTGTCCACGGCGCGGGCGGGCCTGTACTCGGCCGCCATCGAGACCGACGTGTCGGTGGCCATGCTGCACGGCTATTTCACCAGGGACGATGCCGGCTACCGCATCAAGAAGGAAATCCGCGAACGGGTGCTGTTCGCGCCGCACAACGTGCTGCGCGATCCGCCGTTCTCCAAGCTCGACCTGGTCACCTGCCGCAATCTGCTGATCTACCTGGATCGCGACGCGCAGATGGACGTGCTGCGCATGTTCCATTTCGCGCTCAAGCCCGGGGGCTACCTGTTCCTGGGCAGTTCCGAATCGGCCGATGCCTGCGGACACCTGTTCACCGTCGTAGACAAACGCCACCGGCTATACCAGGCCAGAGGTGCTGCCCACGCGCATCGCTCCATGCCCATGCCGGCCCCCGCCAGCTCCGACAAAACGGTGAGATCCATGCCGCCCCAAACCGCTGCGGGACGCGGCAAGACCGCCTACGCGGAAATCCATCAGCGCGCGCTCGAACAGTACGCGCCTCCCAGCGTGATCGTCGATCACGAGGCAAACATCGTCCACATGTCCGACCGCGCCGGCCGCTTCCTGCGGCACAGCGGCGGCGAGCCCTCGCGCAGCCTGCCCGCGCTGGTGCAGCGCGAGCTGCGCATGGAACTGCGCACCGCCATGTTCCAGGCCCTGCACTCGCGCAAGAGCGTCGAGGCGCGCCGGGTCGAGATGAACGTGAACGACCGGCGCGTGTACGTGAACATGGTGGTGCGCCCGTTCCGACACGAGGAAAGCGGCAGCGACTTCATGCTGGTCATCTTCGACGAAGTGGAGGCCGTGCTGAACGGAGACCGCGAGATCGAGCCGGCCAAAGCGGCCAACAGCGTGCTGGCGCAGCTCGAGGCGGAACTGCAGCAGGCCAAGGACCGGCTGCAGCTGACCGTCGAACAGTCGGAGACCTCCACCGAGGAACTGAAGGCCTCCAATGAAGAGCTGCAGGCCATCAACGAGGAACTGCGATCGGCCACCGAGGAACTGGAGACCGGCAAGGAAGAACTGCAATCGGTGAACGAGGAACTGATCACGGTCAATTCCGAGCTGAAGTCCAAGGTGGAGGAAACCGCCAAGATCAACGACGACCTGCAGAACCTCATCGCCTCCACCGACATCGCCACGGTGTTCGTCGACCGCGGCATGCGCATCAAGTGGTTCACGCCGCGCGCCACCGACATCTTCAGCGTCATCGCCAGCGACGCCGGCCGCTCGCTGCTGGACATCACGCATCGCCTCAACTATGCCGACCTGGCGCGCGATGCGGCCGGGGTGTTCGAGTCGCTGCGCACGGTCGAGCGCGAGGTCAGCAGCACCGATGACCGCTGGTACCTGGCGCGGCTGCTGCCCTACCGCAGCGCCGAACATCGGATCGAAGGCGCGGTGCTCACCTTCATCGACATCACCGACCGGCGCAAGGCCGAGGAACGCGTGCGCCGCGGCGAGGCCCACATGCGGCTGATGGCCCAGAGCACCAAAGACTTCGCCATCATCACCATCGACCAGAACGGCCTCATCGCCACCTGGAACTCGGGGGCGCACATCATCTTCGGCTACAGCGAGGCGGAAGCCGTCGGCAAGCCGCTGGACATCATCTTCACGCGCGAAGACGTGGAGGCCGGCGAACCGCGCAAGGAGATGGAGCGCGCACGCGCGCAAGGCTACTCCGCGGACGAGCGCTGGCTGCGCCGCAAGGACGGCACGCGCATCTTCTGCACCGGCAGCATCAACCCCATGCGCGACGAGGTGTTCGACGGCTATGCCAAGATCGCGCGCGACGTCACCGAACAGCGCCGCAAGGAAACCGAGCAGGAAAGCCGGCTGGAACTGACCCGCGCCGACAGCCACCTGAAGGACGAGTTCTTCGCGATCATGTCGCACGAGCTCAAGCACCCGCTGAACCTCATCCAGCTCAATGCCGACCTGCTGGCGCGCACGCCGGCGGTCAGCGGCTCGCCCAGCACCGCGCGCGCGGCCGAGACCATCCAGCACTCGGTGCGCAGCCAGGCCCGCATCATCGAAGACCTGCTGGACATGGCGCGCGTGCAGACCGGCAAGCTCAAGCTCAAGCTCGGCGTCGTCAGCCTGACCGACACCGTCGAGAGCATCCTCAGCGTGCTCAAGCACACCGCCGCGGCCGCCGGCGTGGACCTGCGCCACGACTACGACTCGGCCGACGCGCTGCACGTCGACGCCGATTCGGTGCGCGTCGAACAGATCATCTGGAACCTGCTGAACAACGGCATCAAGTTCACGCCCGACGGAGGGTCGGTCACCGTGGCGCTGCGACGCGACGGCGACATGGCGCGCCTGGACGTGATCGACACCGGCGAAGGCATCGAGCCCGCCTTCCTGGCCAAGGTATTCGAGATGTTCAGCCAGGCCGACATGCGCCATCGGGGCATCAACCGCGACGGGCTGGGCATCGGCCTGGCGGTCGTCAGCCAGCTGGTGCAGGCGCACGGCGGACGCGTCGAAGTCGATTCCGAGGGCAAGGGCCGCGGAGCGCGCTTCTCGGTATGGCTGCCGCTGGCCCGGCAGGCGCTCGGCGCCAGCGCACCCGCGGCGCCCGCCGACGACGGCCGGCTGTCCGGCCTGCGCATATTGGTGGTGGACGATTCGGAAGAGATACTCGATACCTTCCAGGCGCTGCTCGAACTGGAAGGCGCCCAGGTCACGGCCGCCGACGGCGGGGCTGCCGCCCTGCAACAGCTCGAGACGTCCGCCGACTACGATCTGATCATCTCCGACATCGGCATGCCGAACATGGACGGCTATGAATTCATGCGCCAGGTGCGCACGCGCTTCCCCGACCTGGACATCCCCGCCATCGCGCTGACCGGCTACGGCACCAAGGACCACGTCGACAAGGCCGCGCAGGCGGGCTTCACCACCCACCTGAACAAACCCATTTCCCTGGATGCGCTCATCGAGGCCGTCTCGCGCACCCTGGGACGATCCTGA